AGTAGGGTTGTGGCGTGGCTGTTCTACCGATTCGCATCATGGGCGACACTGTTCTGCATTCCCCCGCATCGCCCGTGGGTGAGATCACCGACGAGATCCGCACGTTGGTCGCCGACATGTTCGAGACGATGGATGCCGCCCCCGGCGTCGGTCTCGCGGCCCCTCAGGTCGGCGTACCACTCCGCATCTACACGTATTCGTACGTCGATGACGACGATCAGCCATGGCGTGGCGTGCTCATCAACCCTGTGCTGTGGATGTCTCCTCCGGAGCCGGGCTCCCCTGACCCGGACGAGGAATCCGAAGGCTGCCTGTCGTTTCCGGGCGAGCGATTCCCGCTGCGACGTGCTGACCGGGTGCTCGTCACCGCGGTCGACCTGGATGGCACGGCCGTGCGGATCGAGGTGGACGGATGGCGCGCCCGCATCATGCAGCACGAATTCGATCACCTGGACGGCATCCTCTACGTCGACAGAATCTCCGACTCCGACTGGAAGACTGTTCAGAAGATCGCCCGCAAGCGAGGCTGGGGCAAACCAGGCGTGAGTTGGATGCCGGGAATCGACGATCTCGAAGCCTGAGCCCGTACAGCTCCTGCATAACCGATTCAAAGTTGCGTCTCAGGTTCACTATGAGTACCTTTCGGTTGGGGGCGGGAACATCGGTGCCCGCCGCAGACAAGTCCTCGGAGGGGAATCACATGATGAAATTGCGCAACCGACGCGCATTGGCGCTGGCCGGAACAGCCGTCGCACTGAGTGTCGCGCTCAGCGGCTGCAGCGCGCTCAACAACCTCATCGTGGGCGGCGGCAACGACGCTCAGCGCGATGAGG
The DNA window shown above is from Microbacterium murale and carries:
- the def gene encoding peptide deformylase, which encodes MAVLPIRIMGDTVLHSPASPVGEITDEIRTLVADMFETMDAAPGVGLAAPQVGVPLRIYTYSYVDDDDQPWRGVLINPVLWMSPPEPGSPDPDEESEGCLSFPGERFPLRRADRVLVTAVDLDGTAVRIEVDGWRARIMQHEFDHLDGILYVDRISDSDWKTVQKIARKRGWGKPGVSWMPGIDDLEA